In Campylobacter porcelli, the sequence ATAATATCAAAAAATGTGATTGATGGTGATGCAAAGCCACTATTAATGAAAGCAAAGTAAAGGAGATATATGATTTTAGACCAATTAGTAGGGCTATTTTCTAGCGATATGGGAATAGACTTAGGCACTGCAAATACATTGGTATTGGTAAAAGATAAAGGCATTGTGATAAATGAGCCAAGTGTTGTAGCTGTCCAAAGAGAGAAATATGGTAAGCAAAAGATACTAGCAGTCGGGCATGATGCTAAGGAGATGGTGGGTAAAACTCCAGGGGATATAGAGGCGATTAGGCCTATGAGAGATGGGGTTATAGCAGATTTTGATATGACTGAGAAGATGATTAGACATTTTATCGAAAAAACCCATAGAAGAAAGACATTTTTACGCCCTAGAATCATTATCTCTGTCCCATATGGCTTAACTCAAGTCGAGAGAAAAGCCGTTAGGGAGAGTGCGCTTTCAGCTGGGGCTAGAGAGGTCTTTTTGATAGAAGAGCCTATGGCTGCAGCCATTGGGGCGAATTTGCCAATCCGTGAGCCTCAAGGTAGTTTGGTAGTGGATATTGGTGGTGGCACAACTGAGATTGGCGTGGTATCTTTGGGTGGTTTGGTTATATCTAAAAGCATTAGAACGGCTGGAGATAAGCTTGATGCTAGCATTATGAACTATGTAAAAGAGAAGTATAACTTGCTAATTGGCGAGAGAAATGGCGAGGATATTAAGATCAAGATTGGCTCAGCCATTCAGCTACCTAAAGAGCTATCTATGGTAGTAAAAGGTAGGGATCAAGTAAGCGGACTATTAAGCCGTATAGAGCTTACTAGCGAGGATATTAGAGAGGCGATGAGAGAGCCTTTAAAAGAGATTGCCGATGCTTTAAAAACCGTTTTAGAAAATATGCCACCAGATCTAGCTGGAGATATAGTAGAGCGTGGTGTGGTGCTTACTGGTGGTGGAGCGCTGATTAGAGGGCTAGATAAGTATTTGGCTGATATTGTAAAACTACCAGTTTATGTAGCTGATGAGCCACTTCTTGCAGTGGCTAGAGGAACTGGTAAGGCCTTAGAAGAGATAGGTTTATTACAGCAATTAATAAATGAATAAAATTAAATTTATCTTAATAATTATTTGCTTGGGTTTTACATCATTTTATCTAAGCGATTATGCTAGAAGTATAGTGATAAATAGCACAAATTTCATATTATCACTATATCAAGATACAAGGGATTTTATAGTTAATAGTATTGATGAGCATTTTAACCAAGCAGATGAGATAAGAGCGCTTAGAGAGCAAAATGCTGAGCTGGAGTACTCAGCTACCTTGCTTTCGGCGTTTGCTTATAAGCTTGATACACTATTGAGCGAGCAAAATTCAACTAGATTTAACCCAGATATTAGGCTTGTTAGGGCGCTTTCGTATATGAATATTGGGGATCATGATAAAATTTGGATCGATTTTGATGAATTTGATGAGAATAAAATTTATGGTCTAATCTCTCAAGGTAAAACGGCAGGTATAGTGGTAAATAAAGATGGAAATCCGCTAGCCTTACTTCAAACTGACCCCAAATCGACATTTTCTGTAAGTATCGGAGAGCAGCGTATAGCAGGTATCGCTACTGGAAATGGCAAGAATATCACGGTTAAATTTATAGCCCAATGGCTCAATCCAAAAGTAGGCGATGAGGTCTATACTAGCGGACTTGATGGGATATTTTTTGGTGGAGTGCCAGTAGGTAGAATTATTAAAGTCTATGAAGAGGAGTTATATAAGAGTGCAGTTGTAGAGACTATGCTAAAAATCCAAGTTCCAAGCTACCTATATGTGGTTACAAATCAATAATACTCAAATTTCATTCAAATTTCTATAAATCAACAATTTACAACAGAATTTTATCCCTTTTTTATGCTGTTTTTTATCTATTATTCAATATAATTACACTTAAATTTGCTAAAAATTAAGTAATCTTAGTATCCCTTAAAGTGCGAAAATAAGAGAGGTGGAGTATGCCAAAAAGAGAAGATATCAAGACAATTTTGCTTATAGGAAGCGGACCTATAGTCATCGGTCAAGCCTGTGAGTTTGACTATAGTGGCACTCAAGCAGCTAAAACGCTAAAAGAGCTTGGCTATAGAGTTGTGCTTATTAATTCTAATCCAGCTACGATTATGACAGATCCAGATTTTGCCGATGCAACCTATATAGAGCCAATTACCAAAGAGAGCATAAGTCGCATAATCAAAAAAGAGAGCGTCGATGCTATCTTGCCTACTATGGGTGGTCAAGTAGCGTTAAATGTGGCTATGGAGCTATATGAGAATGATATGCTTGGCAATGTTAAATTCCTAGGAGCTAATCCAGCAGCTATAAAAAAAGGCGAAGATAGAGTAGCTTTTAAAGAGGCGATGATAAAGATAGGTATGGACTTGCCAAAGTCAATGTATGCTTATAATATGCAAGAGGCTTTAAATGCGGCTAATGAGATAGGATTTCCACTTATAATTAGAGCTAGCTACACCTTAGGCGGTGCTGGTAGTGGCGTGGCATATAATCTTGATGAATTTAGAGATATTGCAGAAAGCGGGATAGAGGCTAGTCCTATAAATGAAATTTTAATCGAAGAGAGTCTTCTTGGGTGGAAAGAGTATGAGATGGAGGTCATCAGAGATAGGGCTGATAACTGCATTATCGTATGCTCAATAGAGAATTTAGATCCGATGGGAGTGCATACTGGAGATAGCATAACCATAGCCCCAGCCCTTACTCTAACTGATAAAGAGTATCAATATATGCGTGATGCGAGTTTTAAAATCTTGCGTGAGATTGGCGTAGATACAGGCGGAAGCAATGTGCAATTTGCTATAAATCCTAAAAATGGTAGAATGACTGTAATTGAGATGAATCCGCGTGTAAGCAGAAGTTCAGCTTTAGCTAGTAAGGCTACAGGCTATCCGATAGCTAAGGTTGCTACTATGCTTGCAGTGGGCTTTACTCTTGATGAGATTAAAAACGATATCACAGGCACTCCGGCTAGTTTTGAGCCAGTAATTGACTATATAGTTACTAAAATTCCAAGATTTACATTTGAGAAATTCCCAGGCTCTAATCCATATCTAGGCACAGCGATGAAAAGCGTGGGTGAAGTAATGGCAATTGGCAGAAGCTTTAAAGAGAGCATCCAAAAAGCCCTTTGTAGCTTAGAGAAGGATTATAGCGGATTTAATCATCTAAGCCTAAGCGATGATGAGCTTGTATTTGGGCTAAGAAACGCTCATGAAAATAGAATTTTATATATCGCTCAAGCTTTTAGGAGTGGCAAAAGCGTTGATGAGGTTTATGAATTAACTAAGATTGATAGATGGTTTTTAAATAAAATTTATGAGATAGTTGAGTTTGAAAAAAGTGTAGATATGGATATCTTAAATGATAAAGAGCTTTTAAGAAAAGCCAAAACTTGGGGCTTTAGCGATAAGATGATAGCATATCTAATCAACTCCAAAGATAATTTAGAATTAAGTCAAAATGATATATATTACGCTAGAATGCGTCACAATATCGCTTTAGAGTATAATGAGGTTGATACTTGCGGTGGCGAGTTTTTAGCACTTACTCCATATCTTTATAGTAGCACAAATATCACACCAAATTTACCAAGTTTAAAAGTAAATAGCGCTAATAAAAAGGTTCTTATCATCGGTGGGGGGGCAAATAGAATAGGTCAAGGGATTGAGTTTGATTATTGTTGCGTTCATGCGAGTTATGCCCTAAAAGACCTTGGTATTACAACTATAATGTATAATTGCAACCCAGAAACCGTCTCAACTGATTATGATACTAGCGATATTTTATATTTTGAGCCAATTGATTTTGAGCATTTAAGAGCCGTGATAGAGCGTGAAAATCCAGATGGCGTTATAGTTCATTTTGGTGGTCAAACCCCTCTTAAATTCTCCAAACGCCTATCAATGATCGGAGCTAAGATAATAGGCACAAGTGCTAGAGTAATCGATGTAGCAGAAGATAGAAAGAAATTTAGTGAGTTTATACGCTTAATCGATGTGGCTCAGCCTGAGAATGATACCGCTACTAGCGAGTCTGAAGCTTTGGAAAAAGCAAATAAAATCGGCTATCCTGTTTTGGTGCGTCCTAGCTATGTCTTAGGTGGGCGAGCTATGAGAAG encodes:
- a CDS encoding rod shape-determining protein — encoded protein: MILDQLVGLFSSDMGIDLGTANTLVLVKDKGIVINEPSVVAVQREKYGKQKILAVGHDAKEMVGKTPGDIEAIRPMRDGVIADFDMTEKMIRHFIEKTHRRKTFLRPRIIISVPYGLTQVERKAVRESALSAGAREVFLIEEPMAAAIGANLPIREPQGSLVVDIGGGTTEIGVVSLGGLVISKSIRTAGDKLDASIMNYVKEKYNLLIGERNGEDIKIKIGSAIQLPKELSMVVKGRDQVSGLLSRIELTSEDIREAMREPLKEIADALKTVLENMPPDLAGDIVERGVVLTGGGALIRGLDKYLADIVKLPVYVADEPLLAVARGTGKALEEIGLLQQLINE
- the mreC gene encoding rod shape-determining protein MreC; protein product: MNKIKFILIIICLGFTSFYLSDYARSIVINSTNFILSLYQDTRDFIVNSIDEHFNQADEIRALREQNAELEYSATLLSAFAYKLDTLLSEQNSTRFNPDIRLVRALSYMNIGDHDKIWIDFDEFDENKIYGLISQGKTAGIVVNKDGNPLALLQTDPKSTFSVSIGEQRIAGIATGNGKNITVKFIAQWLNPKVGDEVYTSGLDGIFFGGVPVGRIIKVYEEELYKSAVVETMLKIQVPSYLYVVTNQ
- the carB gene encoding carbamoyl-phosphate synthase large subunit — encoded protein: MPKREDIKTILLIGSGPIVIGQACEFDYSGTQAAKTLKELGYRVVLINSNPATIMTDPDFADATYIEPITKESISRIIKKESVDAILPTMGGQVALNVAMELYENDMLGNVKFLGANPAAIKKGEDRVAFKEAMIKIGMDLPKSMYAYNMQEALNAANEIGFPLIIRASYTLGGAGSGVAYNLDEFRDIAESGIEASPINEILIEESLLGWKEYEMEVIRDRADNCIIVCSIENLDPMGVHTGDSITIAPALTLTDKEYQYMRDASFKILREIGVDTGGSNVQFAINPKNGRMTVIEMNPRVSRSSALASKATGYPIAKVATMLAVGFTLDEIKNDITGTPASFEPVIDYIVTKIPRFTFEKFPGSNPYLGTAMKSVGEVMAIGRSFKESIQKALCSLEKDYSGFNHLSLSDDELVFGLRNAHENRILYIAQAFRSGKSVDEVYELTKIDRWFLNKIYEIVEFEKSVDMDILNDKELLRKAKTWGFSDKMIAYLINSKDNLELSQNDIYYARMRHNIALEYNEVDTCGGEFLALTPYLYSSTNITPNLPSLKVNSANKKVLIIGGGANRIGQGIEFDYCCVHASYALKDLGITTIMYNCNPETVSTDYDTSDILYFEPIDFEHLRAVIERENPDGVIVHFGGQTPLKFSKRLSMIGAKIIGTSARVIDVAEDRKKFSEFIRLIDVAQPENDTATSESEALEKANKIGYPVLVRPSYVLGGRAMRRVHNQIELKEYMGEAVKVSNNSPVLLDKFLQDATELDVDAISDGKDVYIGAIMEHIEEAGIHSGDSASILPPRNLSQKIIDQVEKCTKDIALKLGVIGLMNIQFAVYNDKLYIIEVNPRASRTVPFVSKATGLPMAKVATRVMWQGNLKEALEFYDQFKVVKFDGQIYKPDLNGVVCVKESVFPFNKLSGADLILGPEMKSTGEVMGISDSFAKSFVKSQISAKNILPSSGAVFISLADADKERGILLAKEFDKLGFEIVATGGTYKALSQAGVKCEMVYKISEGRPNIEDRLKNGDIALAVNTSDNKSSTSDAVKIRQAVLRFKIPYFTNMNAALVAASSISSNEAALEVKSLQEYLGK